One Phyllostomus discolor isolate MPI-MPIP mPhyDis1 chromosome 10, mPhyDis1.pri.v3, whole genome shotgun sequence genomic window carries:
- the SYPL1 gene encoding synaptophysin-like protein 1 isoform X3 codes for MDFVVTLVATFLWLVSTSAWAKALTDIKIATGHNIVQELKPCQKVTCYFGSVTSMGSLNVSVIFGFLNMILWGGNAWFVYKETSLHSPSNTSASHNQGGIPPPSGI; via the exons ATG GACTTTGTTGTTACTCTTGTTGCCACTTTCTTGTGGCTGGTGAGCACCTCAGCCTGGGCTAAAGCTCTTACAGATATTAAAATAGCTACTGGTCACAATATTGTCCAGGAACTCAAACCCTGTCAAAAAGTGACGTGTTATTTTGGCTCTGTGACTAGTATGGGATCCCTAAATGTATCTGTG ATTTTCGGCTTTCTGAATATGATACTTTGGGGAGGAAATGCATGGTTTGTGTACAAGGAGACGAGCTTACACAGTCCATCAAATACTTCTGCTtcccacaaccaaggaggtaTTCCACCTCCTTCCGGAATATAA
- the SYPL1 gene encoding synaptophysin-like protein 1 isoform X2 produces MYRDNRKLPMIDFVVTLVATFLWLVSTSAWAKALTDIKIATGHNIVQELKPCQKVTCYFGSVTSMGSLNVSVIFGFLNMILWGGNAWFVYKETSLHSPSNTSASHNQGGIPPPSGI; encoded by the exons GACTTTGTTGTTACTCTTGTTGCCACTTTCTTGTGGCTGGTGAGCACCTCAGCCTGGGCTAAAGCTCTTACAGATATTAAAATAGCTACTGGTCACAATATTGTCCAGGAACTCAAACCCTGTCAAAAAGTGACGTGTTATTTTGGCTCTGTGACTAGTATGGGATCCCTAAATGTATCTGTG ATTTTCGGCTTTCTGAATATGATACTTTGGGGAGGAAATGCATGGTTTGTGTACAAGGAGACGAGCTTACACAGTCCATCAAATACTTCTGCTtcccacaaccaaggaggtaTTCCACCTCCTTCCGGAATATAA